DNA sequence from the Paenibacillus azoreducens genome:
CATTTTGCGGGAAATCGGGACAAGGCTGAGGAGGAAATACAGGATACGCTCATGCTTTTGGAAATCGAAAGCGATAACGATGTCGGATTCTGCTGGTGGGATGCCGGCGTGCTGCATTTTTTTATCCGCAAGGAGGATTTGCTGGCAGGCCGCTTTGACCGCACCTATTGTTCACTTTATTCAAGCTGAGAAAGAGCAATATCAGTAATAGCCAATAAATTAGGAGGCGTTAAAACTGGATACGAATGAAATGCTTGAACAGGAAAAAGACTTCGGTTTTGCCCGGGTGTACGGTGTGGAGCTAAAATACAAGCAGCCGCCAAAGCTGGACCGCAACATGCTTTACGAGAAGATGGAACATTACACGGGTAAAGTGGATCGCAAAGAACAGCAAAATCCAGACACTGCGGGACTTGCTGTGTGGGAAGCGAACAATCAGGAATTGCTGCATTTTTTCCATCTGAATTATATGGTTGAATACGCGCAAGGCGAAATGCCGGCGCAAACCAGCCTGGTGGATACGGAAAGCCGCCCGGTCACGGACTATGAAACGGCCATTCAGCAGTCCTGGCATTGGCGGGAGGCAGCTCAAATCGTGAGTGAGTGCGAGCACTCGCTGCTGTTGATCGACATGATGGCATCGGGACTTGATCCCAAATCGCGGCTGCAGCTGTTTACCGGTTCCCTGCGGGCGGTGCTGGAAACAGCGCCCTGCGACGCAATCTATTTCCGGGAAAGCGACAAGCTCGTCGAGCCTAGCGCTTATCTGGCGGCGATTGAAGAAGGTGAGCTGTTATATGGTGCGCTGAACATACGTTTTTATAATGTTGAAGGCACCGGCAGCGGCCGCCCGGAAGGTCTGATGGATTCATTGGGACTCGCCGCGCTGGGCATTCCTGATGTTCAGTGTCATTATTACGATCTGGAGCCAGATGAAGTAGCCGGTAATTTGCTCAATATCGCCTATTATTTATTTGACCGCGGAGACGTTATTTCCGACGGGGAGACGGTTGGTTTCACCGAAGAGATGCGCTGGCGCTGCGAGCACCAATACGCGCTGGCCGCGCCGCACCGGGTTGTCATCGATATAGATCCGGGAGAGCCTTATTATGCCGGCAGACAGGGCGCAGAACAGTCATAACCCCTACTAACCCCTACATCCCGTGAGCCTGTTATGTGCAGTTTTATATCAAATAGAGAAAAACCAGTCTTTCGCACGGAAAATCGTGCGTAGACTGGTTTTTTATATGCATTCATGCGATTGAAGATAAACCTTGACTCACCAAAGTCTTATTGGGCTCGGTCCCCGTCAATAAATCCCGCTTTGAGCAGCATTCGGTACAAAAGCGCCGTCGTTTCGGCGCGGGTTACCGGTTTCTGCGGATGCAGCGCATTCCCGTCACCCTTCACCAACCCTCCGTCAATGGCGATCCGAATAGCTTCGCTTGCCCAATTGCTAATTTGATCATGATCCGTGTAACGTTCCAGATCAACCATGACTCCGGCGGCATTTGTTCCCGGATGGCCATTCATCAGCTGCATCGCCCGAACGATCATCACGATCGCCTCCTGCCGGGACACCGGCTGATTCGGTTTAATTGCTCCATCCTTGAAGCCATCCATCATGCCATTGGCTTTCATGGCTTCGATCGCGCCGCTGTACCAGCTTGATTCAGTTACGTCTTGGAATTCCCGACCGCCCTCTTTTTCAGGCAATCCCATGGATCTGGCAAGCAATGCGGCCAATTCAGCTCGTGTCATGACAGCCTCAGGGGCGAATCGGCTTCCGTCTATGCCTTGAACAATCATTCTGCTGTTCATGTCTTCGATATCGGCCGCAGCCCAATGACCTTGTATATCCGTTAGCTTCGGAGTTTTGTATATCAGCACAAACGCGCCGTTCGTGAAGCTGTGAATGAAAGCAGCTTGGCGCCCATCCACTTTAATGAATTTCGTCGGCACCGGACGTATCCCTTGCTTAGGGTCCCAAACTGCAGCCGTTGAAACTTTGGCGTTCTCGCCCGGCAAGTAAACGACCCTCTCCACGAAATGTTTGAAGCTGGGGACTTCTTTTTTGGAGCCGTGATTCTGCACATACATATGAAAAAGAACCGGCTCACCTACAAGCTGTAAATCTCCTTGATCCGCCGCCTTTTGCAGCCCGGTCACCGCTTTCGCTTGGCCAGGTTCAATCGTGATTTGAACTTCCCCGTCCTTTGTCCAATCCGGCTCTTGCTTCACTACTTCGGCCAAAGGCAATCGATATTGGCCTTCCTTGGTCTTCAGCATGATTACAGCCTTCTCTCCAAGGAGTTTCGCCGTTTCAACGGGGATCCGGAAAGCGACTTTGCCCGGCTCGTTAGCGATGGAAACCGAAAGCTCAGAGTCTGCAGCGGAACGTGCATCGAGTACCTTTTTTATTGTTTTGATATCTAAAAGAACTTCAGTGAAGTTCGTCCCATTGGCTGCTGGCTGCCGCGAGGCAATGCCGGATACCTTTTGCTCATTGATCCAAACCGCGATCGGGTTGCCGGATGGCGCAGTGTTTGATGGAAGCTCGGCATTCGGAGCTCCCCCAGAATAGGAACCAGAGCTGGGGCCTGAATTAGGGCTCGGACCAGGGCCTGGATTTGGGTTTGGGTTTGGATTGGAGCCGGGTTCCGTGCTTTCAGCTGAACGAACCACGGTGAGCGTATATGTTTTAATGGAGCCGTCTTGTGCCTTGACCTCAACCTCAAACTTGTTGCTGCCAAGCTGAAGGGGATACTCATCGGTTAACGTTCCGCCATTTACCTCTACCCCATTCACGGAAACGGCAGCGTAAGTATTCTCCGCCTTCAGTATCATTTTTACGCCATGTACCGGATATGCCGCCCCGACCGAATAATTCGTTTTTTCCGGATCAAACTTGAAGTTTACCAATCCTCCTACTCCTGTCAGCTGCCAAAACGCCAGATTCGCGTTGCTGCTCCTCGGAACAATATTTGCGATTTCGATCAGGCTAACGTTCGCGTTGCCTGCCGCATCGCGCACATAGATAGAAAAAATCCCGTTTTGCTGTACGGTGAAATGATTCTCTATTTCCGTTCCCTCCGTCTCGAAATAGGAGACAGGATGATTTCCTTCAGCCCATTTGATAGCCGATATGCTGTTGAACTCGCCATAGGCGGCGGCCTTTACCGTAACCGTAACACTTTCAAATGTCGAGGTTACGGGATCCGCTTGCAGTTCAATACCCGGAGGCTGCTCATAAGTAAATTTGATGCTTACGGTTTGGTCCAGCGTCACGCCGCTGGTTTCCTCCTTTGCAAGAAAAGTCACATTTTCCGCCGCCGTATTGGTAACCTCAAATATGGCAAGTCCGTTCTCATCGGTCACCCCATTGACCTCATGAATAACGGACCGCCCGCCATCGTCTTGCAGCAGCACCCGTTTTCCGGCGAGCGGATGATCAAATTCATCATTAAGTTTGACGGTAATCGACGCTTTACTGCTTCCATCCGCTTGTACGACAAGATCGCTGGCGGTCATTGTCGAATGGGAAGCACTTACCTCTCCCGACACGAACTGCACATTCGCCGTTTGCTCCACCGCTTGGCCGCCGATGCTTGCGCTGATCGTCGCGGCGCCTACCGTCGTTGGAGCCGTCAATATCGCCGTGTACGTTCCGTTTTGGTTGTCCGTTACTGCACTGACGATACCTGCCGTCGCAGTAATGACAACATCAGTCCCGCCGCTTGTTACGTCATTTCCCTGCGCGTCCTTCAGCTTCACGCTGATCGCCGTTTGGCTTGTCCCGTCTGCAGGCAGAAAAGAGTCCGCTGCTTCAACCATACTTGTTTGAAGGGACGGCGGCCCTGACAAGAACTGTACGCTCGCCGTTTGCTCCATCGCTTGGCCGCTTATGCTCGCGCTGACCGTCGCGGTGCCTACCTTTGTTGGAGCCGTCAATATCGCCGTATACGTTCCGTTTTTGTTATCCGTTACGGCGCTGACGGTACCTGCCGTTGAGGTGATGGCAACCACAGCGCCCGCGCTTGTTACGTCATTCCCCTGCGCATCCTTCAGCTTCACGGCGACCGGCGTTTGGCTTGTCCCGTCGGCAGGCAAAGAAGCGGCTCCCATTTCAATCATGCTAATCTGAAGTGACGGCGGTCCAGGTACGAACCGCACGCTTGCCGTGTGCTCCATCGCTTGGCCGTCGATGCTTGCGCTGATCGTTGCGGTGCCAACCGTCTTGGGAGCGGTCAGCGTCGCCGTGTACGTTCCGTTGTGATGATTCGTTACGGCGCTGATGGCACCTGCCGTCGTGGTCATGGCAACTTCAGGCGCTCCGCTTGTTATGTCATTCCCCTGCGCGTCCTTCAGCTTTACGGTGATCGTCGTCTGGCTTGTTCCGTCGGCGGCCAGGCTCGAATCCGCGCTTGCGATCCCGCTCTCGGCCGGGGATAACGAATAGTCCGGGACCATATAGGTCTTGAAAGCAAAATCATATCCGGGAGCCGCAGAGGAACCCCCTTTATAGGGATCACCACCGGCCATGTACCAGCCGAAACCCGAAGGTTGTCCGAATTCAGTGGATACGACCATCCGATACATCGTATTTCTCTTCAAATAAGGCGATTCACCGGAAAAATCGATCGTTGCCCAACCTGACCCGAATGAGGCCAACTCCGCAGATCCCAGCGGCTTCGAAAGATCTCCTTCCTTATATAACACTACCCGAAGAGCTCCAGTCGCACCAAAGCTGTCGAATATATTGAGTTCAATCCTGCCCAGTTTTCCGGTTACGGATGGCGTAAATGTCTGATATTTCGGGTAATCACGATTCACCCAACCATTCCCTTCGGATTTTGTCTGCTCTTGATCCAAGACAGCCGTATCGTCAGCGAAAACAGACCTCTCCCAAGGTAATCCCGACACAATCAATGCAATAATCAGCAGGGCGGCAGTCCATCGCTTCCCCTGTTTCAACACCTTCATCCATGCTCCTCCCAGTCTTAGCTTCGATATGATCGCGATGATGATTACAATCCATATCATTTCATCCCTTTTCATAAAACCAGCGCTTCATTTTTCTACTAACCATGACTTTTCGGGTTTCAGCCCGCAAAAAAGGTGCCTATTCCAACAACGGCTGCCGCAACGAGACAAATGCCGAAAAACCACTTGGTAAATCTTAGGCTCATGCCAGCTCCGTCCCACCAGACCTTGACGTAGATGACAATGCCAAGCAGAACGATGCTAATAAAAGCGATGAAGGCATTCGTCATTTTTCCTCAATCCCCTCCAAATGAAGTAATGGCAAATAGAAGCATAGGTCATATTTTTCAATTCCTTAATACCTAAAAAGGGGTATTTTCCGCAAAAACAGCGTTATGTCTACAAAATCCAACTCTACCTCTATCGTGGTATGGCGTTTTCTGTCATGCGGCTTTAAGATAATCGGTAGGTTTTATATGCGAGGGCAAACCATGAAAGAGAGGGCTAAATGTCGAATATGTTTGCATCCATCTGCACTAATGCCAAACGGAGGATCCTCGTGGTCAACGTGGTTATTCATAGCTTCTACATTCTTGTACTGCCTGTGTGGTATTTTTTGTCCGTATTCTCTGCGCCGAATGTGGGGCAAAGCTGGAATCTTGCGGTATGTTACTACGCTTTAAAACTGTATCCCTACGCCGTAATCGTCATCATTGCTTGGGCCTGGGTATTTTATGAAAAGGGATTTTACAAATGGACCTATCCGCTTAATGCCATTCCCGCGGTCCCTATAATCTTATGTACGGTACTGATGGCTGGTCATATCGGTTAGCTTTCCGGGCATTTTTTTGGGGCTGTTGCATATGGGGCTCTTCTATTAAAATAAATCGTAACTGGAAGTAATGCTGACGTTAGAGGTGTCCGAAAAATGAAAATGAATCATCCCTCAGAGAGCTCCCCGGGCCAATCGGAACATACCACTCGGGGCCAAGATTTTGGAGCAGAACTGGCAGCAGGTGTGACCCTTGAGGAATACATGGGACGGCAAAAGTGTGTTGATCCGGATCTGTTTGTCCTGCTTGCAAGATCGATTGCGGCGTGTATCTTGAAACTGCATCTGAAGCAAACTCTGCATCTCGATCTGCGACCGGAGCGAATTGGCCTCTTCCCCGGCAAAAATGAAACTTTTCTGGTCGATTCCGGGGTTGCCGTCCAATGTTCGGAGTCCGGTTATGCCCTCCCCCAAGACTTCAGCGTTTCTGAAGCCATCCTGCCCTATTGCCCGCCCGAACTTACCGGCCGAATGCTTCGGACGGTGGATGAACGCAGCGATCTGTATTCTCTGGGCGTGATTTTCTATAAAATGCTCACTGGCCGCCTGCCTTTTACAGCCGACGATCCGCTCGAATGGGAGTATATGCATCTGGCGCAAACCCCGCCGCCATTGGCAAGCCAAGGTGCCGAATTGCCTGAAGGGCTGTCCGCCATCGTCATGAAGCTGCTGGAAAAAAATCCGGATAATCGTTACCAAAATGCGGGTTTTCTCATTCAGGATTTGGATAAAATAGGGGATTCCCAGGGTACCTTTCTTATGAAACCCGGCCTCCACGGCAGAGAGTATGAAATGTCCATGCTGACGCAAGCCTTTTATTCCACATGCTTCGGATCAACGGAAATGGTATATATATCGGGCGAAGCCGGCATTGGCAAAACAAGCCTGATGGATGAAATGTTCCGAAAGCAGCAGCATGCGCAGGATTTCTTTTATATCACAGGCAAATTCGAGCAATTATCCATGGAAAGCCCTTATCATCCGATTATTCAGGCGTTCCGCGGATTGATGCGCCATTTGCTGGGGCTGCGGATAGACCGGTCCGAGGAGTGGAAAACCAAGCTGCAAAACGCTTTAGGTTCCAATGCGAACGTTATAACAGCCATTATTCCGGAGGCGGGACTTCTGCTGGGCAATACACCGGCAGCGGAAGAGCTTCAGGCCAGTGAA
Encoded proteins:
- a CDS encoding DUF4261 domain-containing protein encodes the protein MLEQEKDFGFARVYGVELKYKQPPKLDRNMLYEKMEHYTGKVDRKEQQNPDTAGLAVWEANNQELLHFFHLNYMVEYAQGEMPAQTSLVDTESRPVTDYETAIQQSWHWREAAQIVSECEHSLLLIDMMASGLDPKSRLQLFTGSLRAVLETAPCDAIYFRESDKLVEPSAYLAAIEEGELLYGALNIRFYNVEGTGSGRPEGLMDSLGLAALGIPDVQCHYYDLEPDEVAGNLLNIAYYLFDRGDVISDGETVGFTEEMRWRCEHQYALAAPHRVVIDIDPGEPYYAGRQGAEQS
- a CDS encoding invasin domain 3-containing protein, with amino-acid sequence MKVLKQGKRWTAALLIIALIVSGLPWERSVFADDTAVLDQEQTKSEGNGWVNRDYPKYQTFTPSVTGKLGRIELNIFDSFGATGALRVVLYKEGDLSKPLGSAELASFGSGWATIDFSGESPYLKRNTMYRMVVSTEFGQPSGFGWYMAGGDPYKGGSSAAPGYDFAFKTYMVPDYSLSPAESGIASADSSLAADGTSQTTITVKLKDAQGNDITSGAPEVAMTTTAGAISAVTNHHNGTYTATLTAPKTVGTATISASIDGQAMEHTASVRFVPGPPSLQISMIEMGAASLPADGTSQTPVAVKLKDAQGNDVTSAGAVVAITSTAGTVSAVTDNKNGTYTAILTAPTKVGTATVSASISGQAMEQTASVQFLSGPPSLQTSMVEAADSFLPADGTSQTAISVKLKDAQGNDVTSGGTDVVITATAGIVSAVTDNQNGTYTAILTAPTTVGAATISASIGGQAVEQTANVQFVSGEVSASHSTMTASDLVVQADGSSKASITVKLNDEFDHPLAGKRVLLQDDGGRSVIHEVNGVTDENGLAIFEVTNTAAENVTFLAKEETSGVTLDQTVSIKFTYEQPPGIELQADPVTSTFESVTVTVKAAAYGEFNSISAIKWAEGNHPVSYFETEGTEIENHFTVQQNGIFSIYVRDAAGNANVSLIEIANIVPRSSNANLAFWQLTGVGGLVNFKFDPEKTNYSVGAAYPVHGVKMILKAENTYAAVSVNGVEVNGGTLTDEYPLQLGSNKFEVEVKAQDGSIKTYTLTVVRSAESTEPGSNPNPNPNPGPGPSPNSGPSSGSYSGGAPNAELPSNTAPSGNPIAVWINEQKVSGIASRQPAANGTNFTEVLLDIKTIKKVLDARSAADSELSVSIANEPGKVAFRIPVETAKLLGEKAVIMLKTKEGQYRLPLAEVVKQEPDWTKDGEVQITIEPGQAKAVTGLQKAADQGDLQLVGEPVLFHMYVQNHGSKKEVPSFKHFVERVVYLPGENAKVSTAAVWDPKQGIRPVPTKFIKVDGRQAAFIHSFTNGAFVLIYKTPKLTDIQGHWAAADIEDMNSRMIVQGIDGSRFAPEAVMTRAELAALLARSMGLPEKEGGREFQDVTESSWYSGAIEAMKANGMMDGFKDGAIKPNQPVSRQEAIVMIVRAMQLMNGHPGTNAAGVMVDLERYTDHDQISNWASEAIRIAIDGGLVKGDGNALHPQKPVTRAETTALLYRMLLKAGFIDGDRAQ